The Coccidioides posadasii str. Silveira chromosome 2, complete sequence genomic interval TACTGCTCTATCAAACAGCTTCCCTGCTTCGAGTCCGGTGCTGGCATCGACATGGGCATTAATCAATATTGCTCTCTGACATATTCAAAGTCTTTATGTAGAGGCCAGTTGTTCCTCTAATATCACACGTTTTACAGTAACTTACAGTGTTTGTTGCTGGTTTGCATTCTAGTTTGTTTCtgtttacggagtactccgtacactaGGCAGATATTTACGACATCAACTAAAAAGGCTCTCTCAACATGAAGCTCTTTGCAACGGGTTTGGTCCTGGCCCTAGTAGCCACCGAGGTCGTCGGATCTAGCAATTGGTTTACCAGAGCTGGTGCGTCCGAGGACATCACATACAATGGCAAGATTGGTTTTGGCTCTATCCGGCAGCTTTCGCTATCCTGGGTGCTAACAGGAACTTTAGTTTATAATAGGTGGCATGAAACTGAATTGGAACGGTGGCTGTCTGATCATGGTGTGCTACAGTTAGTTTTAAACAGCTCTAATGCAGAACTGATTCGAAAATAGATATCCCGTATCCAACTTATGCAGACCGCAGGGACCTGGAGAATCTAGTCAAAAAAAACTGGGACGCATATATCCAGGCTCCTATAACTCATACAACGGACGCAGTCAGCGATTCTTATGAGCAGGCGAAAGAGTGGATTTTTGATTCGTACGTACCCTTTTTCGAATGACTTGAAACGGTATTGTTACTGATATAGAGCAGATGGAGTGAATCGCATTTGAAGGCGTTTCTGGACAGACATGGGATTCCAAATCCTCAACCAAGAAAGAGGGACACTCTTTTATCCGCCGTAAGGGATAACTACGAAGCAATTGCGCATAAGCTTGGCCAGACAACACAGTATCCTGGGAACTGGTTGTATGATCACTGGTCAGAGTCCGACTTGAAGGAATATCTCGACAGCCATGGCTACGCCGTCCCACAACCAACAACCCGAGATAAACTGATCGCTGTAATTCGAAGGAATGCGAGACGCGCTAGTATTGAATCCAAAaaggctgctgctgctgcatcTTCTTCGGCTGCCGCAGCACAAGAGAGCCTAACTGAAGCTTTGTTCAACGCCTGGTCCGAGTCAGATTTTAAGAAATTTTTTGATGAGCATGACATCAAAGTCCCACAGGGCTCTCGACGCAATGAATTGGTCGCATTGGCACGTAAGCACCGCAAGTCGCTTCTGCAAGAGCCAACATCCTCGATCACGTCGTTATATGGTGCAGCGACTTCGAAAGCTGGAAATGAGTTCGCACGAGCAACAGAAGATGCCCGAATGAAAATAGATGACCTTTTCAACTCCGCTATCGAACAGTGGTCTGATTCCCGCCTTAAGGCATATCTCGACGCCCGCGGCGTACCCGTCCCCCAAGGATCAAAGCGCAATGACCTTCTGGCCACAGTGCGCTTGCATAGCCATAAGGCTGCCACCGGATATTCCGCTTGGACCTTTGATACCTGGACTAAAGAGAATCTCGGGTAAAGCAACCATTGGCACTTGCACCGTCCACATAGTTTTGCTAATAAAATTCTTGTCTAGAAAATACTTGTCCTCTCAACATAAGGGAGCCCTGGAGAAACTCGAGGGGAGCAGAAATGATCTTTTAAAGCAGGCTCAGGATGCATACATCAGTGCCTCCAAGACTGGTGGCGATAGCTACGCATCAATGACCTCATATCTTGCTTCCGCCACCGACGCAGCAAAGGACATGAGCTTGAACACTTGGTCGAAAGACGATCTCCGGAAATATTTGGAGTCGTATGGACTCAAAATCCGGCGTGACATAGAGATAGAAGAGCTCCGTGAAGAAGCAAGACGAAATGCGAATTATTTCATGTATGGCACACTCGTGCAGGAAGCGGGTATTTTGGATCGAGTGTGGAGTGCTGGGCAGTGGGTCTGGGACCAATTGAAAATTGGTGCCCTGAGTGGGAGATCTGAGGGACAGAAGGCGGCCGATGCGGTAAAGGAGAAGGCAGCGGACGCAAAGAAGAAGGTTGACTTGTAATGGAGGTGCGAGGGGAGACGGGGAAGATGTTAGCAGGGAACATCTAGCGAGAAACCTGATTGACCTCCACCCTTCTCTCTATTTGCGTCTTTCTTTTCAACCCCAGTTTCATCTTGAATTTTGACACGATTTATGACTTGCTTTTACCTGGGACCGAGCTTTTGACAGGATAACGAGGTGCAGGGTTATTTTGCCGGGTGGCAGGTGTGATGCTTGAAATTTTTTCACGCTTCCCTTTCTTCTCCCCTTCTTCTCGTCTCACCGACTATGCCTTGATGATAAAAATAGCCACTGATCATTTTAATTGACTCCTCTGCACGGTAGGATACTTACCTTATTATAATATCTCTCTTTGCCTTCATCAGGACTTCTGCGCCTCTAAACTCAGTTAACCCACCTTCCAGGCAAACACTCTGTTATTAGCTTGCAGTTAACAATGTCAAAAATAAACGACGTCCACGCCACAAAAAATTTCGGCTCTCCGTCGAACGATACGACAGGATTAGGATTGTAATCCCCGCAAAAGAGAAACAATTGTGGGCATCATACTGTATCAAAACAGATAAAAGACCCTGCTCCAGCCAAGATTCATGAATGGAAGAGGACCCTTGTTCATATTTGCATGACAGCCGATGCTGCAAAGCAGGAGTGAATTACTACCTTCGTGAAGAGGATGCAGGATAGCTCTTAGCGCTTGCTCCTATTCTAGCAAATGAGATGAGCGGATGGGATGGAAGAAATACTGGGGAATTCTTAGTTTCTTCAACCATGGTTTTTGATGATGTATGAGGTATGTTTCGTACCGGCAAAAGGCGCGGGGGATGAATAAAGCAAGTAAAAAAAACCGAAGAGAATAAACGCGCCTAGactaatctttatttatatttccGCTTTTCAGATTAAGAACAAGGAGAAAAATTTATATACTCGAAGAGATTAACTAAAGCCGATAGAGGCCTTGTCGCCCATAAGACCTGCAGCCACAGCGAGTGGTAGGAGAAAAAGTGAGAAAGTCGTGGCAGAAGTGTGAATCGGAGTACATCTGAAGGTAGGATATGTATGAGCCGGCCAGCAAAATATACACAAGAGCTAGGATTTAGGCAGAAGGAAGTTAGTCATGACGGAACGGAGGTATAAAGGAACTAAGAgggggagagggagagagggggaaaaaagtAGAAAATTCGACAAATCTCGGGCGGTATTCATCTGGTTTGGTAGATGGGTGTGGTTGTGACGCTGTAGAGGAGAGCAGTTGCTAGGAAAAGCTAGTTAAGGTGCAGAAACGACAGGAAAATGTATAAACCTCTCCTGGTGCCATAAATGCCGGAAATGCAAAGCAGGGAAGAAGTCTGGAAAGAGACGGCAAAAGCCCGTTAATGAAGTAATGGTATCCAAAATGCAAACGGATGGAAAGGGCGACTCAGGCCGATCAAGGTCGGCTGCTAATCAGCAAGATCAAAGATATAAAGAAACTGAACTTGGAATCATGGAGCACAAGGGTGTGCACGAAGACCTTTAACGCCAGGTGCACCAGTAAAATCCCGAGACGCAACAGTAAAAACGCCCAATCGCTCTGTATCCTGATAACAGAGGCAAGAATCAATCATAGAAATACTGGCAAAAACAACCAACATCATGGAATTTACCACGTTTAAATAATCCCCTTTCGCTATCCGATGCCAAGCCCGCATCCGTGTAAGTATAGATCTCGTCGATGGGAATTTGCTCCGGGGATAGTCGATTAACGTTTCCATTGTCTAGAACTTGCATCTGTTCACAATAGGCCGTTTGTCCATGGGATTTGTAGCGTTTCTCTTCAATCTTGATAACACGCGGGGAGAAATTTTGCGGTGTCTGCGGAAGCCTTACACCGCCGCGTTCCCCAATGGTCTGTTCAGGCTCATACGCGTCAGACGTTGCCGTCCCTGATGGGGATGGCGATGGAGAGTTTGCGGCTTCTGTTGCCGAGCTCGTCTCGTTCGCATATATGAAAACTTCAATGAGAGTGTTATTCCACCAGCAAAACCAAGGTTTATCGCCAGGGGAGGACGACACTCTTTCAAAAAGCCTAGGCCAGCGTTGTAGCAATCGGGATCCATCCACCCCTCTTTTCGGGATTGGGCGGGGAAAGGCTTCGTCTGGAATAATCACAAGCTTGTCAAATGCggtgaagaagaagtatgCCGGCCCCAGAGACACGTTCGTTTTATCAAGCATCAGCTCAAGTGGATGATCCGGGTCTCTAAAAATGGGTGGTTGAGCGCCATAATAAAAATGCCCGGAGACGTTGTATGAAGTAAACACGATCATTGCATTTTCATCTCTGTCTTTCTGGATTTCATAATTGAACATGCCAATGGCTCTGCATTGCCAAGATCTTTCGTACTCCGAAGCAGTTACGCAATTGCTCGAGTTATCCTGAAGTGTCCCCGCTGGAATGTTAAACTGTCCTGTGGGAAGTGGCAGTAGGCTACCTGGATCTCCTGTTGGCAAAGGAATTGCATCCAAGGTACCAGCAGTGACAGTGACCGTGGCAGTCCTATAAAACGAGGATCAATATCAATCGAACAGTGCTGTCGCGAACAGGGAAACTTACGGCGTGCTAGAAGCGGGGGGGTCGCGTTTTGCCCCTTGCTGTGAACCCAAAAGACCACCGATGACCCCTCCAATAACCGTACCTAGTAGCAATACCGCAGCGACAAGGAAGAACATCCAGAGTGGGACACCACAGCAAACCTTTTTCCGCCCTTTCTTGGTCAACTTTTCTTTGAAGCCTCCACTAGTATCATTTAGACTCAAGTTGGCATCTTGTCTGTCTTCGCCTGCGTCGCTACTTCCGGCAGGTCGAGGGGATACTGCTGTTTCATCCGTGGTCGGAGCGGTGTCGGTGGAGACATCTTCGTCCGAAGCCAGTTCCCGTTTGGCAGGAAGGCTTTCTGGATACCTCGAATAGGGGGGTAATTGTTCCATATGACCATCTGGGCCCACAATATCTCCGACTTCGTTGGGCGCCTGGGTCGAGGGCACTTGGTATGGCTGGGTTTGGCGCGGGAAACCGATCGGTATAGGCGGATTCTGGGCCCCATCAGCTTCCTCCGGGACGGTATTCTGGGAATACATTGCATATGGGTGTTGTGGAGCAGCTGCGACGAAATTACGTTCGGGCGGCCGGACGGTTGAGACAGTGGAGGTAGATGACGATCTAGCGACACCGATTCCTTGGGGATACATGGCATAGGGATGGCTCGGTCTGGTTTGACCTCGGTAGGGACTCATTGCACGCGGCATCGAGAATCGAGAAGAAGGACTTAAACTCCTTCGTGTAGAAGACTGGTTGCTTGTCGTTTCTGATGAAACAGAGGCAGCTCGCGCGGCAGGGCTTGTTTCAACTGGGACGTGTCTGCCTTGGTCGGAGATTATGGGTGGTTCGCGTGGTGTTTGCATCACTATTCTCGACGAATCCGAGGAGTCGTCGAAAGGGCTGACCATGGACGATGGCCGCGCTCCGTCCAAGGATAACGGGGACGGTGGAGAGTTATCTGTTAGGCTCCGGGTGGTAAGAGAACTCCGGTTGCTACTAAACTGGTCAAGTGGTTCCAACGAAAATTCATCGCTGAATACGTTTTGGATTGGAGATCCTTCAGATGAGCTCTCGAGGCCTGAAGATAGCGAGCGAATTTGTGTCGTGTGGGTATTTCTTCGCGATTCGTCGCGCTGGTCGGATGGGAGCAGTGAGGACGGCGGTTGAGCCATTGTGAATGGGTTGTGTGGACTGCACTGCCCACTTGGGGATTGAACCCCCTACCGAGTTCGACAGCGCGACCAGATTGACTGGAGTCGGattttctctccttttcgAAGTAAGGTAAAGAACGGAACTGGGTGAAATGGAAAAGCAGATCGCATCAACGAGGGACTGGTGAGGAGGAGGGTGGCCTCTTGTGGAAAAACCAACGGTGAAGGGTGGATGGGGAGACGGAAGGCTGTTGTTCTGCAATCGACCTGGTTAGTAATAATAACACCAACCGCACGGGGCAATTACCAAGTCGATACGGATACGGTACGGAGCCAATACGCCAAACTCTTGGCGCGTGCCCAAAAGGGATGTAGTCACGTGAGATTCCCGCCTGCCGCCACCGCGGACCGACGCACTCCAGAAGCCAGCGACGCTGTTCCCCTGAGATCAGGGCAGGGTGACTGGCGGACAGCTGGTATTGTCCGGCTGATGGACTGAGATCCCACGAGGCTTCTGTCGAACTTCTCTATAACACCGCTACGCACCTGGATGACATCATCCTCATGTGGGGAGAAATACTCTGCCGAGCAAAGGATTGGACCAAAGCCGCGCTGTCCAATCAGATGGTTATCGATTGCCCTTGTTTTGCCCGCACTTTGGCGGATTTGCCAGTTTCAGGGCCATGGTTGGCGCCTATCTCATCTGCAGCTCGGACGATCTCAGGTTTTGGACTTAGGACGGGCAATTTTGATCCTTTTTACGTCAACTCTCAAATAACAACGTGAGAACTACGTGATAGAACACCCATTCGATTTCAGATATCATCCTGGTTTCGATGTTGGGTGCCGGAGCATATGCAGTTGCCTCCTAACCCGTTTGGCTTCCTTGTTATGGATCCGTCCCTTTTTCGTGCGGTCTAAGTCCTCACTAATTAGTCTCTTGCATCGCTTTCGACACCGCCCCATCCTCGGTGTCTAAAATCCCTGTCCAAGCGAGGCTTGCAACCGAACCGATCTTCATGTGCAAGGTGCTGCATCTGACACCTCTGAAGACTTTCAATTGTTTATACGACGCAACGTGACGTCGACTTGTCAACGCAACGCTGTCCTTTAGGCCTTTAACTGGTTACACTTCTTGAGCCATGGTTGAGAATCACCATATGGGGGTTTCTGGTCGCggaagatctttttatcCACATCAGAAGGTTTCGCCTTCGTGCCGTGGAGCATAtgtcttctctcttgttTGTGGGGGACGCCTCCATTTTCTAAGGAAGTGGTGCTCTATTTTCCCGCTGTTTTACAAAGTATCATTGAGTGTTTCGGCTTTGTGGCTGCTGGGCCCAGCTGGCGAATTGGCTCAGACCATCAATTCTTAGTCACGTTGTGTCTCTTGCATCTTTTAACTTGCCATCCTGTTCAATATCTTTCTCGTAGAGGGTGCATAGGGGCCAATATCCTGCCATTCCTCCAAATCTTACAACACTATGTGCGACAAATTCAGAAGGTAACGATTTTTATCCGCCGTCTGTCCGGAGACGCTACATATTCGTGTAACCCTCTTGAACGACGTATCTGCTTTACGGCCAGTCAAagtataatatatatatatatttaattCCATTTCGATATAGTGTTCCGATGGGCATCGACATTAATTATAGGCAAAAGAGCTGTGTAATATTATACCGAAGTGCGCTTTCAAGGACTTTGCGGGACCATGTGTTTAATATGAAGTGGAAGTTGACTTGATTCTTAATGTCCGATTTTGCCATTCTACTTTCAAAGTGTATGTACCCAAATGGTATCAAAAGCGATGAAACAGCGAAAATAGATAGATCTCATTCAATCTTCAATTGGTGGATAATTGGTGTAGTAATCTAATTCGGGAGGTTTGGCAAGAGGTTTCATTTCATCATCACTTTCTTAGGGCGAGAATATCAGATAAGTGAACTCTCCCTTTCTGACCCCATCCGGCCGGGCCGGCCTGAACATCTGGTCTAACTTTCAGGTACCAAGCCCACGCTCGCCTATCCAACTCATACTTGCTCAGCGTAGATGACCAAGACGTACAGAGTAAATCAACCGCACCGAGCAGGAGTCCGAGACACTTTTCTTGGTTCGAGCCCATTTCTGCCGGGTTTCCCCGTTTCTTACTTTGGGCCACCGAAGAGTCTTGCTCATCGAAGCTGAACGATTTTAACAAGTAGTCACGAGCAGATTCTGGTCTGTAGATTGGAAGGATTGAAGGTTGTCCCCTACTTGCGCCTGGAAGTACGGGTCCATTTGATTTTCGCAGGGCCTCCAAGTCCAGACCCCATAAGGACGGAGAATCCTCGGAAACTTTCGCTTCTTCTGGGAGTGTGATTGAAGATGCTTGAGAACCCCCATCCTCCCCCTCCGGGTCCCCAAAATAGCCCAGTCTTTTTAAAACACTAATCTCCCTTCCAAGAACTTTTACTGAAGGCTGTCCCTTTGCCCAGCCTTCCTCCTCTGCGCTTGGACCTTTCTCGATGCCCAGTTTAGCAGCTTTAGAACGACTATTAGCACTGACCACGGCTTGAGCAAGACTAAGTCTGCTGGAAATAGGTTGCTCTGGCATCGTATACTTTAGCaggacaaaagcaaaagcaagCACCAAAGGTGCCCGGTTGGTGACGACAGTGGTTTCTGAGATCGCGTCCGCATCTGTAGAAATAGAAATTGCTAAAGAGGACTCGAGTTGCGCCGGAGTTGCAAGTCCCTCCGGCCCTTGAGTTCTTCTGGACCTTTTGGGCGTTGATCGGGTTAAATCTGCGTCTGCAGAACGCTTCTTTACTGCTCGCTTCGCGCCATTAGATACTTGTTTTGCAATCTTGGCGTTGTTGAATATAGTCTGAAGCTGTTTAATATCCGCTTTTGCGAGAGCTTCAATGCTATTTACTGGTCAGTTTTCACACAAATAAGCGAGAGCTTAGATGTTCAGGTGAAGACGTTTGATACTTGAGTAGATTGGAATCCCGAAGGTCTTTGACCTTTGCTATGGCAAGCGCGAGGGGAACTTTCGATTCTTGACTGAGAAAGCGTAGTATTGCTTGAACCTCTGCTGTAGTCGCCATTCTGCATGGGAGAATTCCTCAAACCGAATATTGCATTCGTCTCATCATTCTGCGCACTTCTTGCAGGGCACCACCCTTGGGAATTCCTCGTCTCCAGGGCATTGTGCACAGGCATCAACACACTAAAGGCTGGGCGAGAGCCACACACCAGCCACAGTGCTGTGATTGATCCAGGGACGCAGCTTCCAACTCCGCGGAACCCCGCAGTCCATTGTTAAGCGAGCGGAATACGAGAAGAGATGCCTGCGTCAATGTCAGCATGGCAAGCATCCAAAGTCCATCAGAGCACCGAAACTTCCTGGCCGAAATTTATTTCCAAGTGATTCGAGATTACGATCTGCTTGGCTCAAGAAGCTTCTCCGGCGTCAGTGGGAGAAGGCGAGTCGTTTGAAATTGATTCCAGATTCTAGACATTTTGAGAGGTTGCAGGATGTTATGGGGTGTCCCTATACAGCTGCTCAAGTACAGAGTAATTCTGTATGTGTATGGCAGTTATTGTGTGGGAGCTTTTTGTTGACCAGTATCTTTTCTCTAAATTGTGCCAAGGTGTAATTCGTCTGTGGCAAGATGAGGGCTGCAATTGGATTTGAGGGGTCATCCAGTAGTGTTTCCAATTTGCTATAACTAGGTAACTTCAAGTGTTCTGATTTTTTCTGTAGGTCCTGGTTCTCTACTTTTCCTACTGCTTGTAGCTAGCCATTGCGACCACCTTTAATGATCTATATACTTGACTTGAGTGCAACATCCATGTGAACTCTGAAGACTTCATGCGCTCCCTTGTGCACGCAAATCCCTGTCATGTGTGGGAAACATACACGGTTGACAGTAGCTGTGTTGCTCGTTGTATTGTTATGGCCCCAAATGTGTGCGGTAGGAATGTGAATGAGCTCACCATCCACATTTTGTATTATTTTCTGAAACTTATCATTCTTTGTGGACTTGAAGTTGATTATGGTTGGAGTGAATAGGAAGATGGAGCATTTGAATGGTGGAGCTGACTGGTCAGACTCTTAATTCTAGCTTCGTTTCATGTGCTAAGTACAAGCAGCAATGCCTCATGTGAGAAGGCAAAGATCCTGTTAAATGGATCCTCTTTGGCCAGGTATGCATCAAGAAGTTGTGACCACCAAGATAGCTGTCAACttttgatgatgatgtatGAAACGAGCTTACCTGTGGAGGAAGCGACTTCATCAAGGTCTGGATCAATCAGGGAAGGCAGGTGGCCCTCTACACATTCATATATATGGCGGCCCTCCCCGAGCTCGAAGCGGGGAGCGACTGTGTCAGGAGTTTGAAGAATGAGTGCTGACTATTCCTTAGCCCCATAGGTCGAATGCGATGTGTGTAACTCACCTGCCTGAGTTATAAATATCTGGGCCTGGTGGTCAGCAATCTGTCTTTCTCAGATGTTTTGGCGTTATTATCACTCACTTGTGTGTTGGCGCCTTGGAGGAACTGCACTTTCAAGAGCTGTGGGTATAAATAAAGGTTTGCCCCGGAACGGAGTTCCTTGGCCAATATAGGATCAAGTGTTGCGTCTGACCGCGAAGGTTCACGGATGTGGATTAGAAGAGAACCAGGAGCTGAGACACTCTTTGCTTCTTAAGCCTGCGAGTGATTCATCTTTGAAGATACTGATATACGTGGGCGTGGCAGTATCTACTGCATTCAACATGCTTCCTGCTAACGGGATCACAGCACATTGAGTGTTTTGCGCCAAAAGATCTCTGTAAATGGGTGGACACGGGCATGATAGAATTATCTGTTCTAAGGAGAATATTTGCTGGCTACTATTAACTGCATGATGTTCGGCACGTATTACGGAGTAGTCGGTACTCCTGACAATGTTGATCATTCTATGGTTCTGGTCTCCATACTCCATAAAGCAGCCAGTTTCGACAAAGTTCCTTTTAATATGAAGCGAGATGCGCGAGAATGGTATTTCCAGAACATCCGCCGCTACTCTCTAATTTATCTTACAGACAATATTCGCGCAGGTCCTACGCAGCAGATGAACGACCTGGCTGGTGACCAATTCGCAACCACCATGGACCACTCAATTTACATGAGTGTGTCGTAACTGGGATGCGAATTATCCGACTATGTAGTTATACCTAAAAGGCTACAACTACCAAATTCGGAACATCATTGTTGATTTGAAACTGTCCTTTAAGGCAAACTTATTCCCTGAAAATGCAAGGAATTTATACTCGGGGATAGTCCACGAGATTGTTGCTCGCTGGCAATTTCACTTCAGCCGCGTTTCTCGGGTCCTGATCTTGCGACATGCGAATTGCTTCCAGGGCTTGTTAGGCAGGCTAATCTTTGCGTGCTTCTCGACGTTATGGCTAACATGGCTGGGACTTCCattttatattattaaatTTTCCACCGGGCATGCCGGAAACTTATTAACTTCTCCTATCCTGACAGCTTGTTCCTAATAAATCTTGAAAACGTGCTCGATACAGTCATGGGAACAAAAATCCCTTGACCCCGCTGGAAAGTAACAGCTATTCTTCACCTGGCTGCCGTTCTCAAGAAACTCTCAATAGCAATGACACAAGCCATGACGTTGCTATCATTGGCTTCTCTTTCCAGTTCCCTGGAGCCGATGCTCTGAACTCCCTTTGGGAGATCCTGTCTTCTGGAGTCTGTGTCGCTTCTGAGTTCCCTCTGGACCGACTCTCCGTCACTAGATATCATGCCGTCGACGATTCGCTTGGGCACAGTAGGGAACCGCCAACCTTGTGTATAATCCGAAGTTACCCATGTGTAACTTTAATTCTGGCCGCGAAGGGCTTGCTTTGTCAATCGCGACACGGGCACTTTCGATTCTAAACTCTTTGGTATAGCACCAGATAAAGCATTGGGGATGGATTCTCAACTAGAAATTGTCCTCGAAACCACATATCGGGCGCTTGAGAATGGTCCGACTCTTGCCTACCCCTTTCTGTGTAAACCTTCCGGGTCAAGTTAGGCACATCGCCAACCGGCAGATCTAGCTAGACTACTACGCCCAACATTACTGGCTTGGACACGTCCATTAACACCGGCTGCTTCACTGGCGACTGCATGTTAGCCTCAAATGCCTACAGCTTATGTCGACACAGTCGCAAGTTATCAACAGCCTCAAACTTCTATAGATACTAGCAAACGTGACCTAGACGGCATATACCAGATGCAAGAGCTAATTTTTGCCATTCTCCACTAGATGGGTTCGTCCGCGAGCGAGCGATAGCAACCGTCGCAGTAAGCATGGTAAGCCCTAGATCTAAAGAGCAGCTCGAGGAAGCTACGCCTCTAGCTGAGGCAGCCGATCTTGTGGCCAACTGGATAAGCTATGCCGA includes:
- a CDS encoding uncharacterized protein (EggNog:ENOG410PQ9Z~COG:S~TransMembrane:1 (o346-370i)~BUSCO:5505at33183); translated protein: MAQPPSSLLPSDQRDESRRNTHTTQIRSLSSGLESSSEGSPIQNVFSDEFSLEPLDQFSSNRSSLTTRSLTDNSPPSPLSLDGARPSSMVSPFDDSSDSSRIVMQTPREPPIISDQGRHVPVETSPAARAASVSSETTSNQSSTRRSLSPSSRFSMPRAMSPYRGQTRPSHPYAMYPQGIGVARSSSTSTVSTVRPPERNFVAAAPQHPYAMYSQNTVPEEADGAQNPPIPIGFPRQTQPYQVPSTQAPNEVGDIVGPDGHMEQLPPYSRYPESLPAKRELASDEDVSTDTAPTTDETAVSPRPAGSSDAGEDRQDANLSLNDTSGGFKEKLTKKGRKKVCCGVPLWMFFLVAAVLLLGTVIGGVIGGLLGSQQGAKRDPPASSTPTATVTVTAGTLDAIPLPTGDPGSLLPLPTGQFNIPAGTLQDNSSNCVTASEYERSWQCRAIGMFNYEIQKDRDENAMIVFTSYNVSGHFYYGAQPPIFRDPDHPLELMLDKTNVSLGPAYFFFTAFDKLVIIPDEAFPRPIPKRGVDGSRLLQRWPRLFERVSSSPGDKPWFCWWNNTLIEVFIYANETSSATEAANSPSPSPSGTATSDAYEPEQTIGERGGVRLPQTPQNFSPRVIKIEEKRYKSHGQTAYCEQMQVLDNGNVNRLSPEQIPIDEIYTYTDAGLASDSERGLFKRGKFHDVGCFCQYFYD
- a CDS encoding uncharacterized protein (EggNog:ENOG410PFUZ~COG:S~BUSCO:9174at33183) gives rise to the protein MATTAEVQAILRFLSQESKVPLALAIAKVKDLRDSNLLNIEALAKADIKQLQTIFNNAKIAKQVSNGAKRAVKKRSADADLTRSTPKRSRRTQGPEGLATPAQLESSLAISISTDADAISETTVVTNRAPLVLAFAFVLLKYTMPEQPISSRLSLAQAVVSANSRSKAAKLGIEKGPSAEEEGWAKGQPSVKVLGREISVLKRLGYFGDPEGEDGGSQASSITLPEEAKVSEDSPSLWGLDLEALRKSNGPVLPGASRGQPSILPIYRPESARDYLLKSFSFDEQDSSVAQSKKRGNPAEMGSNQEKCLGLLLGAVDLLCTSWSSTLSKYELDRRAWAWYLKVRPDVQAGPAGWGQKGRVHLSDILALRK
- a CDS encoding uncharacterized protein (SECRETED:SignalP(1-19)~EggNog:ENOG410PKXI~COG:S~BUSCO:6798at33183), with translation MKLFATGLVLALVATEVVGSSNWFTRAVYNRWHETELERWLSDHDIPYPTYADRRDLENLVKKNWDAYIQAPITHTTDAVSDSYEQAKEWIFDSWSESHLKAFLDRHGIPNPQPRKRDTLLSAVRDNYEAIAHKLGQTTQYPGNWLYDHWSESDLKEYLDSHGYAVPQPTTRDKLIAVIRRNARRASIESKKAAAAASSSAAAAQESLTEALFNAWSESDFKKFFDEHDIKVPQGSRRNELVALARKHRKSLLQEPTSSITSLYGAATSKAGNEFARATEDARMKIDDLFNSAIEQWSDSRLKAYLDARGVPVPQGSKRNDLLATVRLHSHKAATGYSAWTFDTWTKENLGKYLSSQHKGALEKLEGSRNDLLKQAQDAYISASKTGGDSYASMTSYLASATDAAKDMSLNTWSKDDLRKYLESYGLKIRRDIEIEELREEARRNANYFMYGTLVQEAGILDRVWSAGQWVWDQLKIGALSGRSEGQKAADAVKEKAADAKKKVDL